A genomic region of Streptosporangium lutulentum contains the following coding sequences:
- a CDS encoding DUF6571 family protein: MEPTPRGTGPLSPDFAGIDPGLMQGFISALERGRDVIGEQSERIRQLLVAAEVPASGLQSIKQIEGWIDDELPKLRQRDATIRESDRFALWLPGAGPITYDESGSRTAEESREQGTTLGKRLLAIGPVGFWSHHADSEKYVEVIAELDGNKNDADFTAAFFAALGTEGAFNLPVLLRESVHTEPPRGVAGPPDPNESMLRTLSQAFGSAVTGGSRVPGFAKIKAAVQSPDPSDRGAADLLLTSGEFPAEWLAGVASAWGGLADPRKITSGLLYALGNNPAAARLAVGKVTGPYTKDQSKLKELLKKLNERAGGLYAGGAQKADAFGRMLAAASGAYDEQDGRHSEEAAAFAFAVMTTLGDVRIGEAARVHMAEIAGAYATEITEGATIGDDNMTDSSVLKPTTSALGLKSAFTLSPEDTYAFMKVFADTNENLAPFEEGMGRLSQRLIADSLATVKRTGDIEPLEPMLNTLGNVRGFEVAAAAKVRGNMDMVDEQSKKILGFAIGSTLGLTGLWVPTMAGQVAWLVLGTGFSGKDAFGPEDEKREDKLDKAEGNATLGRQHVFAQTLMAAGFAPKVTPAEFQADGSPGVAITDAEGNLRSFPELLKQGNKGLVAFEKWADANGMGGPDELSVGGLSNGMANWFESGNKRGKDRALAFDL, from the coding sequence ATGGAACCGACTCCACGGGGAACAGGGCCGCTGTCGCCGGACTTCGCCGGAATCGATCCCGGTCTGATGCAGGGTTTCATCTCCGCCCTGGAACGGGGCCGGGATGTGATCGGTGAGCAGTCCGAGCGGATCCGCCAGTTGCTCGTGGCGGCGGAGGTGCCGGCGTCCGGTCTGCAGTCGATCAAGCAGATCGAGGGCTGGATCGATGACGAGCTACCGAAGCTGCGACAGCGTGACGCGACGATCAGGGAGAGCGACAGGTTCGCGCTGTGGCTGCCCGGCGCCGGGCCGATCACCTACGACGAGAGCGGTTCCAGGACCGCGGAAGAGTCTCGCGAGCAGGGCACGACGCTGGGCAAACGGCTACTGGCCATCGGTCCTGTCGGATTCTGGTCCCACCATGCCGACTCCGAAAAGTATGTCGAGGTCATCGCGGAGTTGGACGGCAACAAGAACGACGCAGACTTCACCGCGGCCTTCTTCGCCGCTCTCGGTACGGAGGGTGCTTTTAATCTCCCCGTGCTGCTGCGGGAGAGCGTGCACACCGAGCCCCCTCGGGGGGTCGCCGGCCCGCCCGATCCTAATGAGTCGATGCTCCGTACGCTGAGCCAGGCCTTCGGCAGCGCGGTCACGGGAGGGTCGCGGGTCCCGGGGTTCGCCAAGATCAAGGCCGCGGTCCAGAGTCCTGATCCGTCCGACCGGGGGGCCGCCGATCTCCTGCTGACCTCGGGGGAGTTTCCCGCCGAGTGGCTGGCGGGGGTGGCGTCGGCGTGGGGAGGGCTGGCGGATCCCCGCAAGATCACTTCGGGGCTTCTCTACGCCCTGGGAAACAACCCCGCCGCCGCTCGGCTGGCGGTCGGGAAGGTGACGGGGCCGTACACGAAGGACCAGTCGAAGCTGAAGGAGCTCCTGAAGAAACTCAACGAGCGTGCCGGTGGCCTGTACGCGGGGGGAGCACAGAAGGCCGACGCCTTCGGCCGCATGCTCGCCGCCGCCTCCGGCGCCTACGACGAGCAGGACGGCAGGCACAGCGAGGAGGCCGCCGCGTTCGCCTTCGCGGTGATGACGACGCTGGGCGACGTCAGGATCGGGGAGGCCGCACGGGTGCACATGGCGGAGATCGCCGGCGCGTACGCCACCGAGATCACCGAGGGCGCCACCATCGGCGACGACAACATGACCGATTCCAGCGTGCTGAAACCGACGACCTCGGCGCTGGGCCTGAAGTCGGCGTTCACCCTGAGCCCGGAGGACACCTACGCGTTCATGAAGGTCTTCGCCGACACGAACGAGAACCTCGCCCCGTTCGAGGAGGGGATGGGACGGCTCTCCCAGCGTCTGATCGCCGACAGCCTGGCGACGGTCAAAAGAACCGGGGATATCGAGCCCCTGGAGCCAATGCTCAACACGCTGGGAAATGTCCGCGGTTTCGAGGTGGCCGCCGCGGCGAAGGTCCGGGGCAACATGGACATGGTCGACGAACAGAGCAAGAAGATCCTGGGTTTCGCCATCGGCTCGACGCTGGGGTTGACCGGCCTGTGGGTGCCGACCATGGCCGGTCAGGTGGCCTGGCTGGTGCTGGGCACCGGCTTCTCCGGCAAGGACGCTTTTGGGCCGGAGGACGAGAAGCGGGAGGACAAGCTGGACAAGGCCGAAGGGAACGCGACGCTTGGCCGCCAGCACGTCTTCGCGCAGACGCTCATGGCCGCCGGCTTCGCACCGAAGGTGACACCGGCCGAGTTTCAGGCCGACGGCTCGCCGGGTGTGGCCATCACCGACGCGGAGGGCAACCTCCGGTCGTTCCCCGAGCTGCTCAAGCAGGGCAACAAAGGTCTCGTAGCCTTCGAGAAGTGGGCCGATGCCAACGGCATGGGCGGCCCCGACGAGCTTTCGGTGGGCGGTTTATCCAATGGCATGGCGAACTGGTTCGAGAGTGGTAACAAGCGGGGTAAGGATCGTGCCCTGGCTTTTGACCTTTAG
- a CDS encoding ATP-binding protein, translated as MRALGLLGQVELPAEVASVPLARRYVRDLLDSTGHARTDDALLLVTELVTNAVRHSDSGRCPGGRVSVTVAHHDGTLHIGVIDAGSAGHRPRLCPNVGPDSGGGRGLWLVQELATAWGWYDTLSGRVVWLQLAVQ; from the coding sequence GTGAGGGCGCTGGGACTGTTGGGGCAGGTCGAGCTCCCCGCAGAGGTCGCGTCCGTTCCCCTGGCCCGGCGCTACGTCCGCGATCTGCTGGATAGCACCGGACACGCGCGGACCGACGACGCGCTGCTGCTCGTCACCGAACTCGTCACCAACGCCGTACGCCATTCCGACTCCGGCCGGTGCCCCGGCGGCCGGGTCTCCGTCACCGTCGCCCACCACGACGGAACACTCCACATCGGCGTCATCGACGCCGGATCGGCCGGTCACCGGCCCCGGCTCTGCCCGAACGTGGGCCCCGACAGCGGCGGAGGCCGAGGGCTATGGCTGGTCCAGGAACTGGCCACCGCCTGGGGCTGGTACGACACTCTCTCCGGACGCGTGGTCTGGTTGCAGCTCGCCGTTCAGTGA
- a CDS encoding helix-turn-helix domain-containing protein — translation MANFSPTVRHRRLLQELRQLRGAAGLKQEEVADHLDWSTSRMTKVEGGTLRISVNDVRAMLQLYGLREGAKYEALVQLAKQARERGWWHAYSDVIPQWFQVYVGLEAEASSLRNYEPELVHGLLQTEDYARAVYQAARVMDAPDEIERHVSLRMARQDVITRSEQPMHFWAIMNEAALRRRVGGACVMKDQLRHLVEVSAQPNVTLQVLPYGIGAHAAMLGSFAILSFSEGASEVAYLEYMTGSLYLEKPEEVRAYTLTYDHLRASALDPRDSIAMVAKLVKEDL, via the coding sequence GTGGCCAACTTCTCGCCGACGGTCCGTCATCGACGTTTGCTGCAGGAGTTGCGGCAACTGCGCGGCGCGGCCGGCCTCAAACAAGAAGAAGTGGCTGATCATCTGGACTGGTCGACGTCCAGGATGACCAAGGTGGAAGGCGGAACGCTTCGGATTTCCGTCAATGACGTCCGCGCCATGCTCCAGCTCTACGGGCTTCGAGAGGGAGCTAAGTACGAAGCGCTCGTTCAACTGGCCAAGCAGGCGAGGGAGCGTGGGTGGTGGCATGCCTACAGCGACGTCATCCCGCAGTGGTTTCAGGTCTACGTGGGTCTGGAGGCGGAGGCGTCGTCACTCCGCAACTACGAGCCCGAGCTCGTCCACGGACTTCTACAGACCGAGGACTACGCTCGAGCCGTCTACCAGGCGGCAAGGGTGATGGATGCGCCCGACGAGATAGAACGGCATGTCAGTCTCCGCATGGCCCGTCAGGACGTCATCACACGATCTGAACAGCCCATGCACTTCTGGGCAATTATGAACGAGGCGGCTCTACGCCGTCGTGTCGGTGGTGCCTGCGTCATGAAGGACCAACTGCGACACCTGGTTGAGGTCTCGGCGCAGCCCAATGTGACCCTTCAAGTCCTGCCCTATGGGATAGGTGCGCACGCGGCGATGCTCGGATCCTTCGCCATCCTGTCCTTCTCCGAAGGGGCCAGCGAGGTCGCCTACTTGGAGTACATGACCGGGAGCCTGTATTTGGAGAAGCCCGAGGAAGTCCGGGCATATACGCTGACATACGACCACCTGCGCGCTTCGGCGCTCGATCCGAGGGATTCGATCGCCATGGTCGCGAAGCTCGTCAAAGAAGATCTCTAA
- a CDS encoding DUF397 domain-containing protein, producing MRVSHEELSDAVWRKSTRSGGNGGSCVEVASLAGGRVGVRDSKDRGGPALIFTPSEWQAFIGGVKGREFDDLV from the coding sequence ATGCGGGTGTCCCACGAGGAGCTGTCCGATGCCGTCTGGCGCAAGAGCACCCGCAGCGGTGGGAACGGCGGTAGCTGTGTCGAAGTCGCCTCGCTGGCCGGAGGTCGGGTAGGTGTGCGTGACAGCAAGGACCGAGGGGGTCCGGCACTGATCTTCACTCCTTCTGAGTGGCAGGCTTTCATCGGCGGAGTCAAGGGTAGAGAGTTCGACGATCTGGTCTGA